Part of the Microbulbifer salipaludis genome is shown below.
CAACAGGATCACGGCGGTGTGGCGTTTGAGCGCTTTACCGAGCGGGGCCCCATGGCATTGTTGCCGCTGCCGCAGCGCGATGGCGGGCATCGGGCGGCGCTGGTATGGACCTGTGAGGAAGGTGACTGGGAGCGGGTTGCCGGGCTTTCCGAGAAGGACTTTCTGAGTCACCTGCAACAGACCTTCGGCTGGCGTGCCGGACGTTTCGTGCGCGCCGGGCAGGTACAGGGCTACCCGCTAAAATTATCCCTGGCGCGCGAGCAGGTGCGCCGTGGGCTGGCGCTGGTGGGCAACTGTGCGCATTTTCTGCACCCGGTGGCTGGCCAGGGATTCAATCTGACCCTGCGCGACTGCGACGCCCTGGCGCGCGTTATCGGCCGCGCAATGTCGGAGCCGGGAGCGGATTTCCGGCAATCTGGCCCGGGCGAGCTAAACTTACTTGAGGCTTATTGGCGCGAACGTCAACATGACCAGCAGTTGACCATCGGTTTCAGTGACCGCATCCCGCCACTTTTCGCCTCCCGCAGTCTGTTGCTTGGGGGGCTGCGTCAGGCGGGGCTGCTGGGCCTGGCCCTGGCACCCGCCCTGCGTGCTGGTTTTGCCCGTCAGGCTGCTGGACTTGCGCTCTAACCACACTATAACGGTGGATCTTGCAATGGCGGACAAGGGCCTGTCCGCGCCCTCGAATTTTTTCCCGGAGAACAACGGCCTATGAACAGACAGCGAATGGACGTGACCATCGTCGGCGGTGGCATGGTGGGGATGGCACAGGCGGCTTTGCTGGCGGTGCGACACCCACAGATGCGTATTTCGCTGCTGGAGGCATCGAACACGGACCCGCAGGTTCACGAGGATCGCTACGATGCGCGGGTGGTGGCGCTTACCGAAGCGTCGCGCAAGCTGTTGGAGGAGGTGGGTGCCTGGCAGCTGTTCGCCGGCAAGCGCGAATGCCCGTACACCCAGATGCGGGTGTGGGACGCGGAAGGCACCGGCTCCGTGTGGTTTGATTGCCGCGATGTGAAATTGCCCAACCTCGGGCATATCGTGGAAAACAGTGTGATTCTCGCCGCCCTGCGCGAGCGTATCGCAGAATTAAGCAACATCGACCTGGTGACCGGCTTCAAGCTGGAGAGCTGGTGGCGGGATTGTGGCCTGTGGCATCTGCAGGCGCGGAGCCCGGAGCGGGATGTGGTCGAGGGGCTGGATAACCAGTCCCCGGTACTGACCACCCGCCTGTTGATCGGTGCCGATGGCGCGCGCTCGCGGGTGCGCGATCTGCTGCGTATCCGCACTCGCGATGTGGAGTATCAACAAACCGCGCTGGTGTGTGTGGCGCGCTGTGAGAAACCGCATCAGTCGACGGCCTGGCAGCGCTTTCTGGACACCGGCCCATTGGCGTTTCTGCCGCTCGCCGGGCTGGGGGATGATCGCCACTGCGCCGTGGTCTGGTCCGCAGACGACAGCCTGGCGCGCGAGCTGGTGATGCTCGATGACAAGGCGTTTGCCCTTAATCTGGAGAAGGCCTTTGAAAGCCGCCTCGGCGCCATCGAGTCGGTCAGCGAGCGGTTTTCGTTCGCGTTGCGGGCGCGTCATGCGGAATCGTATTTTGGCCCCGGTGCTGTGTTGATTGGCGATGCGGCTCACAATATTCATCCGCTCGCGGGACAAGGGGTGAACCTTGGGTTTATGGATGTGCTGGTGCTGAGTGAGGAAATTGACCGCGCACTGAAGCGGGATATTTCTCCGGCGCATGCCTCCGTACTTACTCGATATCAGCGTCGTCGCCGCGGCGAAAATGCGGCGACCCTCAAGGCCATGAGCACGTTCAAATCCCTGTTTGGCGCTGGTGATCTGCACTGGCGCTGGCTGCGTAATACCGGGCTGAGCATGGTGGACGCGAGCCCACTGCTCAAAAAACGCATCATCATGCGCGCCATGTCGGTGTGAGGCGTTTGCAGGGTTGCCCAGGCCATGAAGAAACGCGGCACACACGCCGCGTTTTTTGTGCCCGCTGCCACTGCGCCGGAATCCGTCGGGGAAATTTGATAGAGTCCCGCCATCGCATCGTTTTATTCGAGTAGGCCCCAATTTGAGTCACTGGATCACCATTTGTGAATTTCCCCTGAGCAAAGACCTGTCTGCGGTGGCGGACTTTATTCAGCGGCACCAGCTGCCCCTGCGTATCAGCGAGGAAAACAATCACCAGTGTGTGGCGAGCCTGGCCCCGCAACTGGTGGAACCCATGGGACAGTTGCTGGCGCGCTGGCAGGCGGGAGAAGTCGATCTCGCGCAGATCCAGGTGCATACCTACGATGAAGCGGCTCCCGCGGGGGAGTCGGCTGCAGGCGAGGATGCGCAGGGCGCGGGAGAGAACACCGGGGAGGCGCCGGCATCGAATACGCAGGGCGAGGCGCCCGTGTCGGTGATTCCGCAGTGGTCGCTGCGGCAGACACCCGTCAGTTTGGTGTTAATCGCGTTGTGTTTTATCGGCTGGTTGATGTTGCGCCAGGGTTGGGCGGAGCCGCTGGTTATTTTCCCGCAGGGCGCCGGTGACTTTGGTGCGGCGCAATCGTCCCTTGCCTGGCATTTGTCGCGGGGGGAATTCTGGCGTTTGTGGACCCCGGCTATCGTGCATTTTTCACTGCCCCACGCGCTGTTTAACGCGCTCGGGGTGTGGATTGTGGGGCGTTCGCTGGAGGCCCGTGCCGGCAGCGGGTGGTTTGCCCTGCTGGTTCTACTGAGTGCGCCCGTTTCTAACCTGACCCAGTATTACTGGGCGCCGCAGAATTTGTTTGGCGGCATGTCCGGGGTGGTGTACGCGCTGATCGGCGCTGCGTTTGTTATTCAGCGCTGGCAGCCGCAGTGGCGCGATGTGCCGCCGTCACTGATTTGGATCGCGCTGGTATGGTTGCTGGTCTGCATGGCGGGTATCGTCGATTACTTCATTCCCGGTGGCATCGCCAATGCCGCGCATATCGGCGGCTTTGCCGCTGGCCTGCTGCTCGCCCTTGTGTTCTGTCTGGGCGGTGGTGCTCGCCGCTATTTTTCCGCTACCGATGCGCGTCGTGACAACGACACAGCCAACAATCGACAAGAATTCTGACCGACCATGCTGCTACTGATTACTTATGTGCTGATTGCCCTCGGGTTCTCTTTTCTGTGTTCGATTGCCGAGGCGGTTATCCTCAGTGTTACGCGCCCCTATGTGAGCCTGCTGGAGCGGGAGGGACACCGGTCCGGGCGTGTATTGCGCACGCTGAAAGAGGATATCAATGCGCCGCTGGCGGCGATCCTCACACTGAATACCGTCGCCCATACGGTGGGTGCCGCCGGTGCCGGCGCGCAGGCCGCGGCCGTATTCGGCAATCAATATCTGGGCATTGCCTCGGCGGTGCTTACCCTGCTGATTCTGGTGTTTTCCGAAATTATTCCGAAGACATTGGGTGCGGTGTACTGGCGGCAGCTGGCACCGGCCACCGCGTATGTACTGCGCTACCTGGTGATTGTGCTGAAGCCGTTTGTGTGGCTTTCCGAGCGGTTGACACGCGGGCTCGCCCACGGACCCACACTGACGGGATTCAGCCGCGAAGAGTTTGCGGTGATGGCGCAAATCGGCGAGGCCGAAGGTCAGCTGGAGCGACACGAGTCCAGTATTCTGCACAACCTGTTTTTTACCCTGCGCGATCATACGGTGCGCGAGGTGATGACACCGCGCACTGTGGTTTTTTCCCTGTCACAGGATATGACCGTGGCGGATGCCTATGAGCAGGTGGAGAAAAGTCGTTTCTCACGTATCCCGGTGTACGAGCAGGACGACCCGGATCTGGTGGTGGGCTTTGTACTGAAGCAAGACCTGTTGCAGGCCTATGCCCGCGGTGAAGTCGAGGACACCCTGCGCAGCCTGCGCCGGGATCTGCTGATGCTGCCGGAAACCGCCGCCATCTATCAGGTGTTTCACAAAATGCTCGCCAGGCGCGTGCAGATCACCGCCGTGGTAGACGAGTACGGCAGCCTCGAAGGCCTGGTGACTCTCGAAGATATTCTGGAAACCCTACTGGGCGAGGAAATCGTCGACGAGGCGGACAAAACCCCGGACCGTCAGGCGCTGGCGAAACGCCTGTGGCGCTGGCGCTCGAAGCGCTATGGTTTGCTGGTGGACGAGATGGCGCAGCGGGAGCAGGAGGGCGAGGACCCCGAGGATCTGTTGCGCGAAGAGATCCGGCGGCAGCTGGATGAAGATGAGGCGGCGTCACCGACCTCGGATGCTGAGGCCGGCAGCACAAATAAAAATGCCAGGGGACGTGACGAGCAGTAATAACGGCATCGGCTTGCTGCCCCGGTGTTCGCAAGTCCCGGCACCTAGCGCGCCGGGTCGATGGTCTCTCCCAGGCTATTGTTCACACGGAACCAGCCGGTAACGCTGTAGCGCGGACGGTGGCTGGTGAGCACTTCGTGGGGAAATTCCTCGGAAAGGAAAATCACCATCTGCCCAAAACGCGGTGCGACTTTTTCGATGACCGTATCGCTGTCCGGGGCATAGATCTGTAGCTCGCCACCGTCTTTGGGCTGCCAGTTGGGGGTGAGGTACAGCACGGTACTCACGATCCGGTTGGTGTCGCCCTTGAATGCGTCCAGGTGCTTTTTGTAGTAGCTGCCGCGGTTGTAGCGGGCGTAGTGGCACTCGTAATCAAACAATCCCAGGAACAGCCGGCGGTTCAAACCCAGCCGCAGGGTTTCCGCCCAGCTTAGATAGGCGGCAACCGCCGGGTTGCTTCGGTCCAGCCAGAAAATTTCATCGGTGCGTACAAACTGGTTGAGCTGGTGCTCCTGCTCCCGGCCGATGCCTGCAGCCTGGAAACGCGCGCGGTCGATGGAGCGGAAATGCCGCAGCAGCGATCCCAGTAAGGCCGGCGGCAATGGTGCGGACAATACGATGTAACCGGTCTCCCGCAGTGCGCTGGCAATCTGGTCGAGGGGGTCGTGGTCGTCGGGGCCGCGTTGCCAAATGTTGTCCACGGGGGATTCCGCGGCGGGTGCCGCAGAGTAAAGCGCTGTATTCAATTCGGTCGATTCCGAGTGTGCTGTGCAGGGGACTGGCCGGGCCAGCGGGTGCTGGCAAGGATGTGGCCATGGGGCACAGGGGTTGATCAGGGCGGCTTTTATACCGCCGCTGGCCCCGGGGCGCCAGCAAATAATTGCCGCAGCAGGCGCGTGGATAACCGGCTAGGTCAGGTCCCAGCCGGTGAGCAGCACCGCAATCGTCACTGCGCCAATCAGCAGGTTCATGGGAATGCCCACTTTCAGGTAATCGGAGAACACGTAACCGCCTGGACCGTACACCATCAGGTTGGTCTGGTAGCCCAGCGGGGTGGCGAAACTCGCCGAGGCCGCCATCATCACCGCGAACATGAACGGCTCCGGGTTGAGGCCCGCGGCGGCAGTAATCTGCAGCACGATGGGTACCATGATAATGGCCGCCGCATTGTTGGTGACCATTTCCGTGAGCAGCGAGACGCACAGGTAAACCAGGATCAGCATCAGCCAGGGGTGGCCATAAGACAGCGAGATCACGCCTTCGGCCAATACCGCGGCCACCCCGGTTTTCTGCAGGGCAACCCCCAGGGCAAAGGACGCGGCGATGGTGATCAGCACCGGCAGGTCGAGGCTTTTTTGTGCCTGGGCCACCGAGCAGCAGCGGGTGACGAGCATGGCGCCCGCACCGATCAGCGAGGCATTCAGCATGCTGATCAGGCCGCTGCCCGCGGCGAGCACCATGGCGATGAGTATCAGCCAGGCGGTGACCCCTTTTTCGTGCCGCGGGCTCTCCGCCTCCAGGTCGTTGATCAGCAGGAAATCTTTGCTGTAGCGCTGGCGCAACACAAAGCCCGGGCGGGCTTCCAGCAACAGGGAGTCCCCCGCCTTTAGTTTGATGCTGCCGAGATTGCCTGCTACCCGCTGCCCTTCCCGGGCCACCGCCAGTACCGCCGCGCCATAGCGTTTGCGAAAATCGGCTTCGCGGATACTTCGACCAATCACCTCGCAGTGCGGCGACACCACCGCTTCCACCAGTCGCCGCTCCTCCACCCCGGAAGGTTGCGCGTCGTGTTCATCGTGGTGGTCCGAGGGCACAATGCCGCGCACCCGCAGCAGGTCGGAAATGGCTTCGGTGTCTCCGGCGAACACCAGCCGATCGCCGCCGCGCAGGACTTCCTCCGAGCGCACCGGGGCAATGATCTGGCCGGCGCGGTCGATTTCCACCAGATACACCCGGCGCAATCCGCGCAGGCCGGCGTCTTCCACCGTCTTGCCAACCAGCGGGCCGCTGCTGTCGATGGCCACCTCAAGGGTGAATTCCCGCAGGTTGCCGAAGGGTTTCTGCTCGCGTCTGTCCGGTAGCCAGCGGGGGAAGAACACCAGCATGAACACGATACCCACCAGCGCGGCGGGCAGCCCCACGGCGGCGATGGAAAACAGGGAGAAGCCCTCGTTGCCGGTAATGGCCTGGTACTGGCCGTTAACCACCAGGTTAGTGCTGGTGCCAATCAGGGTGAGGGTGCCGCCCAGGATGGCACCGTAACTGAGGGGAATCATCAGCTTGGAAGGGGCGACATCAATCCGCTTGGCCCAGGCGTTGAGGGCGGGAATCATGGTGGCGACCACCGGGGTGTTGTTGAGGTAGCCAGACAGTGCCACCACCGGGGCGAATACCCGCAACATGGCCGCGCGCACCGTACCGGGGCGCCCCAGCAGGTGTTTCACCAGCATGTCGATGCCGCCAGACGCGTGGATGCCGGCGGCCACCACGAACATGGCCGCCACGGTGATCAGGCCGCTGTTACTGAAACCGGATAGGGCTTCTGCGGGCGAGAGTATGCCAGTGACACTCAACAGGGTGAGTGCCGCCATCATCACCAGGTGGGCCTGAATGCGCGTGGCGATCAGTGTGGCCAGTACGGCGAAAACGAGAAAAAGGGAAAACCAGCCAGACCAATCCATAGCAGCATGTGTTTATTGTGGGGCAGTTGACGGGTAAACCTACTGCAAAGCCACTGGCACCAAAAGTTATTTTTTCGCATATTGATAGAACCCTGCCAATAGCGCTGCCCTGCTTTTCTCCCTTTGCTGCGTGCAGACTGCTTCATAAGCGCCAGAGGATAATATTTTCCACTACTGCTGCTAGGCTTTGCAGAGTATTGGCATCTGGTAACGGCCGTCGCGCCGCCGGTAGAATACGCGGCTTTCCGGCAGGGCGCCTGGCAGGCCCAGGCGATACGCCGCAGGCGGCCCGCGCCTTCATCGGGACAGTCACAGTTCAAACACGGGATTCAGCACAGAATGGGAAATAAAACCGCGCTTTACGATGCCCACGTTGCCATGGGCGGCAAAATGGTGGATTTCGGTGGCTGGGATATGCCGCTGCATTACGGTTCACAGCTCGACGAACACCACAAGGTGCGCAAGGGCGCGGGCATGTTCGATGTGTCCCATATGACCGTGGTGGATGTGGATGGCGAAGGCGCACGGGACTTCCTGCGCACGCTGCTGGCCAACGATGTGGCCAAGCTGGACGGCAACCCGGGCAAGGCGCTCTATACCGGTATGCTGAACGATCAGGGCGGTGTGGTGGATGACCTGATTGTCTACCTGCGCGATCCGGGCTACCGCGTGGTTGTAAACTGCGCCACTCGGGAAAAAGACCTGGCGTGGATGAACCAGCAGGCAAGCGCCTTTGAGGTGACCCTGAGCGAGCGTCCGCACCTGGCGATGATCGCCATCCAGGGGCCGGACGCGATCGACAAGGTGAAGGACGTAATGGGCATCGACTGGACGGCGGCGATCGACGGCCTCAAGGTGTTCAACAGTTTCGCGCGCGGTGACTGGTTCGTGGCGCGCACCGGCTATACCGGCGAAGACGGCCTCGAAATCATGCTCAACAACGAGGATGCCCCTGGCTTCTGGCACGCCCTGGCAGACGCCGGTGTGGCGCCCTGCGGGCTGGGAGCGCGCGATACCCTGCGCCTGGAAGCGGGTATGAACCTGTACGGCCATGAGATGGACGATGACACCTCGCCGTTGCAGGCCAACATGGCCTGGACCATTGCATGGGAACCGCAGGATCGCACGTTTATCGGCCGCGAGGCACTCGAGCAGGAAAAAGCTGCCGGTGTGGAGAACAAACTGGTGGGCCTGGTGTTGGAAGAGCGCGGTGTTCTGCGCGCCGGGCAGCAGGTTGTGGTGGACGGCACCGATCGCCGCGGTATCATCACCAGCGGCACCTTCTCCCCCACCCTGGGCTTCTCGATCGCCATGGCCCGGGTGCCGGTGAGTGTGGGAGATACCGCACAGGTAGAGATTCGCAACAAGCTGATCCCGGTGCGGGTGGTAAAACCGAGCTTTGTGCGCAACGGCAAGTCGCTGGTGTAAGCACCGGGCTGGAGCTTGCGCTCCAGCCATTGCGTGATTTTCTGGATATCCGTTTTTAAATAGACCGTTTACAGCTAATTTTGAGCTTTTTTGAGGGAAGAACCCATGAGCGAGATTCGCAGCGAACTGAAATACGCCTCCAGCCACGAGTGGGCGCGCCTGGAAGAAGATGGCACCGTAACCGTGGGCATCAGCGACCACGCGCAGGACTCCCTGGGTGATGTGGTGTATGTGGAAACCCCGGAAGTAGGGCAGACCCTGTCCGCGGGTGAAGAGGCCGGTGTGGTTGAGTCGGTGAAAGCCGCTAGCGACATCTACGCGCCGATTTCCGGCGAAGTGATTGCGGTCAATGAAGCGCTGGAAGACGAGCCGGAAACCGTCAACTCCAGCCCGTACGACGATGGCTGGTTTTTCAAGGTCAAGCCGAGCGACGAGAGCGAGCTGGACAAGCTGCTGGACGCCGATGCGTACAAGGCGGAAGCGGACGAGGGCTAAGTTTCCCTTCTGTTTCCGAAACAAAAACGCCGGGCATTGCGCCCGGCGTTTTTGTTTGAATGGTGGGCCTTAATGAAAAGGGCTAGCGCCGTTCTAGCTGGAGTTCTCTTCTGTCTGCTGTGGCTGCACCAGCCCGCCTATGCCCAGATCCTGTAAATACCCGCGCAGTTTTTCCTCAATCTGTTCCGGGCATTCCATTTTCAGTACCTGCTGTAACAGGCGGTCCAGATCCGATTTATTGATTTCCCGCAGAGCGGCTTTTACCCGCGGCAGGTTGGTGGCGTTCATGGAGAGCACGTCGTAACCCATGGCAACGAGCAGCAGTGCACCGCCCGGATCGCCCGCGAGCTCGCCGCAAATGCCTACCTTGGTGCTGGTTTCATGGCCCGCGGTCACCACCTGCAACAGCGCCTGCAGCACCGCCGGATGGAAACTGTGGTAGATACCCGCCACGCGGCTGTTGTTGCGATCCACGGCCAGCAGGTACTGGGTCAGGTCGTTGCTGCCCACCGACATGAAATCGACTCGCTTGGCCAGTTCCCGCGCCTGGTACACCGCCGAGGGCACCTCGATCATGATGCCGAGCGGAGGGCGCTGGATGGCGTAACCTTCGTCGACCAGTTCATCGTAGGCACGATCCACGAGTTTGCGCGCGGCTTCCAGTTCGCCCACGCCGCTGATCATCGGCAACATGATGCGCAGGTTGTCGAGGCCCAGGCTCGCTTTCATCATGGCGCGCACCTGCCCCAGGAAAATTTCCGGATGGTCCAGGGTGACACGGATGCCGCGCCAGCCCAGGAAGGGGTTGGTTTCCTCGATGGGGAAGTAGGTGAGTGCCTTGTCGCCACCGATATCCAGGGTGCGCATGGTCACCGGGCGCGGGGCGAAGGCCTGCAACTGTTCGCGGTAAATTTCCCGCTGCTCCTCTTCCGAGGGGAAGCGGTCGCGCAGTAGAAACGGCACTTCGGTGCGGTACAGGCCAACGCCCTCGGCGCCGCGCTCCAGCGAGCGTACTACGTCTGCCATCAGGCCCGTGTTCACCCACAGGCGGATGCGGTGGCCATCGGCGGTTTCACAGGGGAGCTTGGCAAGGTGGTCCAGGTTGCGCGCCAGCTCGCGCTCCTCTTCCACAATGGCATCGTAGCGGCGCCTGAGTTCCGGGCTGGGGTGGATATGCAGCTCACCGCGGTAGCCATCTACCACCAGGTCGACGCCGTCGATCTGTTCCCAGGGCAGCTCCTGCGCCCCCATCACCGCGGGTACGCCCATGGCGCGGGCAATAATGGAAACGTGGCTGTTGGACGAGCCTTTGATGGATACCAGCCCGGCGAGTTTTTCGCGCGGCACATCCGCCAGTACCGAGGCGGTGAGCTCTTCGCCGATCAGGATGGTGTTGTCGGGGTATTCGCGCAGGCTGTGTTCCTGCTGGCGCAGGTGCATCAGCACCCGTGCACCGAGGTCGCGTACGTCTGCGGCGCGCTCGCGGAAGTAGGAATCCGACATGGCCTCAAAGCGCCGTACATGTTCCAGCATGACTTCCGCCCAGGCGCGGCTGGCGGTCAGCTGCTGGCGAATGCGCTCACACACTTCAACGGCGATGGAGCTGTCGTCAAGCATGCTGATATAGGCGTCGAACAGGGCGCGCTCTTCTTTGTTCAGGTCGTTCTTCAGGCGCTCGCCTACATCGCGGATCTCATCTCGTGCGGCCGCCAGAGACTGGTAGAACAGCTTGAGCTCGGCGTCCACGTCCATGGTGCAGGCGTAAGGCACGGTCGCCAGGTTGGCCGGCGGCGCAACAATGTGCGCGCGGCCGATGGCGATACCCGGGGAGGCGGCGAGGCCGACAAACTTCGCCTCGCTACGCTGCTGCCCCATATTGATAAGTGCGCCGGTGGCTTCGGCGTGGGCGATGACCCCGGCGAGCTGCGCCGACAGGGTGACCAGAAAGGCCTCTTCACCCTCGTCAAAGCGGCGGCGCTCCGCCTGCTGCACCACGAGTACGCCGAGTACGTTGCGGTGATGGATGATGGGGGTGCCGAGAAACGCGGAGTAGCGCTCCTCGCCGGTGGCGGGGAAGTACTGGAATGCGGGGTGGGCCTCGGCGTGTTCGAGGTTGATCGGCTCTTCGCGGGTGGCCACGTTACCCACCAGCCCCTCGCCGGGGGCCAGGTGCACCTGGCCGACGGCATCCTGATTGAGGCCTTCGGTGGCCATCAGGACATAGTTGCCGGATTGCTTATCGCGCAGGTAGACCGAGCAGACGCGGGTGTTCATTACCGTCCGCACCCGACGCACGATGATATCGAGCGCCGTGGTGAGATCCCGGGCGGTGTTTACTTCCTGAACGATACTGCGCAGTAAATCGAGCAAAGTGGCCATCCTCGCCGTACTTGTTCGGCGCCGCGGACTGGCGGCGTCGATCCTGGCTGAGCGTGCCCGCAACGACCGCGGTGGCCCGCATTGGGTGCCGGGTTACTGGTCGCGCTGCAGCCAGCGTCTTTCCAATTGTAATTGTGTGGGCGCCAGCTCGGTGAGCGCGCGCCGGTAGACCTCCCGCTTGAAGGTCACCACTTTGGTCAAAGGGTGCCAGTAACTCACCCATCGCCAGTGATCAAATTCCGGTTTGTAGCCATTGTTGAAGCTGATGTTGCTTTCCTCAGCATTCAGCTGCAACAAATACCACTTTTGTTTTTGCCCGATACAGAGTGGTTCCGAGCGGCGCCGTACCAGCCGCTGGGGCAGCCGGTAGCGCAGCCAGCCGCGGGTGCTGGCGAGCAGGGTAACCTGGCTGCGGGTGAGGCCCACCTCTTCGTAGAGCTCGCGATAGAGTGCCTGTTCGGGAGCCTCACCGGGGTTGATGCCGCCCTGGGGGAACTGCCAAGCGTCTTTGCCGCCTACCCTGCGCGCCCAGAGGGCCTGGCCGCGCTCGTTCAGGACAATGATGCCGACGTTGGGGCGAAAGCCCTCACTGTCGATATTGCTGCTGTTGTCCGTAGCTGCACCAGTGTTTCCCGCGCCCTGGGGGCGGGAAGCTTTTCCGCCGCCGGATTTGTCGTTGCGCGCGGAAGCTCTGGCGGGTCTGCGGCGGTTTTTACGCCCGGCGGGAGTCTGCTTGCCGTCGCCCAAAATGCCGTCCTCAAATTTTGTCGGTGCATTACGCGAGGTAAGGGATACCTCTGCACCGTAATGTCCTGCATTGTTCCACAGCGGCCGATTTACAGCAATTCGGTGAAGCCGGTCGGTGTAACCCCCGTCGTGGCGGGGTAAAATCTGCCGCCTTGGGCGCGCGCAGCGGGTGTAAAGCACTTGCTCGCAAGGGCGCGACGGGGGCGGGTTGGCGCAAAAAGTTGTCTTTTGGGCAACCTGCGCGTCACCGGTGCCCTATAGTCAATAAAGGAGATTTTTGTGCAGCTGGCGATTTTTGACCTGGATAACACCCTGATTGGCGGCGACAGCGATCACGCCTGGGGGGAGTTCCTGGTAACCCGCGAATGTGTGGACGGTGACCGCTTCCGCAGTGAAAACGACCGCTTCTACCGGGATTACCAGCGTGGCGATCTCGACATCTTTGCCTATCTCGCGTTTGCCCTGGAGCCGCTGGCGCAGCTGTCCCGGGGACAGCTGCAAAACCTGCAGCGAGAATTCATGCACGAGGTGATCAGTGATATCTGGTTGCCCCATGCGGAAACCCTGATTCAGCGGCACCGGGACGCAGGTCATCACATCATGATCATCACCGCCACCAATCGCTTTGTGGTTGAGCCCATCGCCACCCGCTTGGGGGTGGATACCTTGCTGGCCACCGAGCCGGAAGAAGTGGATGGTGAATTTACCGGGCGCGTGGCCGGGCACCCCTGCTTCCAGGAGGGCAAGGTGGTGCGGCTGCAGCAGTGGCTGGACCAGTACCCGCGCTACGCAGAAGGTGAGAAGTGGTTTTACAGCGACTCCATCAATGATCTGCCGCTATTGATGCAGGTGGAACACCCGGTGGCCGTGGATCCCGACGCGCAACTGCGCGATGAGGCGCAGGCCCGGGGCTGGCGGGTGATCAGCCTGCGTGGTGGTCAGGAAGATTTTGCCAGTGCCCTGCGCTGGTGACCGAACAGGGCAAGCGCACGATTGCCCTGGCGCACTACTTACCTTCAAACACGTTGCCTTCAAACACGCTCAGTAACCAGTTCGGAAATATCGTGAAAAACGCAGTCATCCAGTCTTTATCGTTCGTTTCCCGGGGACGCTCCCTGACCCTAGCGCTCATCGGCGGCCTGTTGCTGGCTGGCGGTTGCGAGCGCGAGGCCGCGGCACCCGGCCCGGAGAGTGATACCCCCGCGGCGGAGGTGCAGGCGATCAACAAGGCAGCAGCTGAAGCCTATTCCGCCGAGTATTGGCAGGCCGGACAGGCGCAGGTAATCGA
Proteins encoded:
- a CDS encoding rhomboid family intramembrane serine protease, producing the protein MSHWITICEFPLSKDLSAVADFIQRHQLPLRISEENNHQCVASLAPQLVEPMGQLLARWQAGEVDLAQIQVHTYDEAAPAGESAAGEDAQGAGENTGEAPASNTQGEAPVSVIPQWSLRQTPVSLVLIALCFIGWLMLRQGWAEPLVIFPQGAGDFGAAQSSLAWHLSRGEFWRLWTPAIVHFSLPHALFNALGVWIVGRSLEARAGSGWFALLVLLSAPVSNLTQYYWAPQNLFGGMSGVVYALIGAAFVIQRWQPQWRDVPPSLIWIALVWLLVCMAGIVDYFIPGGIANAAHIGGFAAGLLLALVFCLGGGARRYFSATDARRDNDTANNRQEF
- a CDS encoding UbiH/UbiF/VisC/COQ6 family ubiquinone biosynthesis hydroxylase — encoded protein: MNRQRMDVTIVGGGMVGMAQAALLAVRHPQMRISLLEASNTDPQVHEDRYDARVVALTEASRKLLEEVGAWQLFAGKRECPYTQMRVWDAEGTGSVWFDCRDVKLPNLGHIVENSVILAALRERIAELSNIDLVTGFKLESWWRDCGLWHLQARSPERDVVEGLDNQSPVLTTRLLIGADGARSRVRDLLRIRTRDVEYQQTALVCVARCEKPHQSTAWQRFLDTGPLAFLPLAGLGDDRHCAVVWSADDSLARELVMLDDKAFALNLEKAFESRLGAIESVSERFSFALRARHAESYFGPGAVLIGDAAHNIHPLAGQGVNLGFMDVLVLSEEIDRALKRDISPAHASVLTRYQRRRRGENAATLKAMSTFKSLFGAGDLHWRWLRNTGLSMVDASPLLKKRIIMRAMSV
- the gcvT gene encoding glycine cleavage system aminomethyltransferase GcvT, whose protein sequence is MGNKTALYDAHVAMGGKMVDFGGWDMPLHYGSQLDEHHKVRKGAGMFDVSHMTVVDVDGEGARDFLRTLLANDVAKLDGNPGKALYTGMLNDQGGVVDDLIVYLRDPGYRVVVNCATREKDLAWMNQQASAFEVTLSERPHLAMIAIQGPDAIDKVKDVMGIDWTAAIDGLKVFNSFARGDWFVARTGYTGEDGLEIMLNNEDAPGFWHALADAGVAPCGLGARDTLRLEAGMNLYGHEMDDDTSPLQANMAWTIAWEPQDRTFIGREALEQEKAAGVENKLVGLVLEERGVLRAGQQVVVDGTDRRGIITSGTFSPTLGFSIAMARVPVSVGDTAQVEIRNKLIPVRVVKPSFVRNGKSLV
- a CDS encoding SLC13 family permease; translation: MDWSGWFSLFLVFAVLATLIATRIQAHLVMMAALTLLSVTGILSPAEALSGFSNSGLITVAAMFVVAAGIHASGGIDMLVKHLLGRPGTVRAAMLRVFAPVVALSGYLNNTPVVATMIPALNAWAKRIDVAPSKLMIPLSYGAILGGTLTLIGTSTNLVVNGQYQAITGNEGFSLFSIAAVGLPAALVGIVFMLVFFPRWLPDRREQKPFGNLREFTLEVAIDSSGPLVGKTVEDAGLRGLRRVYLVEIDRAGQIIAPVRSEEVLRGGDRLVFAGDTEAISDLLRVRGIVPSDHHDEHDAQPSGVEERRLVEAVVSPHCEVIGRSIREADFRKRYGAAVLAVAREGQRVAGNLGSIKLKAGDSLLLEARPGFVLRQRYSKDFLLINDLEAESPRHEKGVTAWLILIAMVLAAGSGLISMLNASLIGAGAMLVTRCCSVAQAQKSLDLPVLITIAASFALGVALQKTGVAAVLAEGVISLSYGHPWLMLILVYLCVSLLTEMVTNNAAAIIMVPIVLQITAAAGLNPEPFMFAVMMAASASFATPLGYQTNLMVYGPGGYVFSDYLKVGIPMNLLIGAVTIAVLLTGWDLT
- a CDS encoding hemolysin family protein, with translation MLLLITYVLIALGFSFLCSIAEAVILSVTRPYVSLLEREGHRSGRVLRTLKEDINAPLAAILTLNTVAHTVGAAGAGAQAAAVFGNQYLGIASAVLTLLILVFSEIIPKTLGAVYWRQLAPATAYVLRYLVIVLKPFVWLSERLTRGLAHGPTLTGFSREEFAVMAQIGEAEGQLERHESSILHNLFFTLRDHTVREVMTPRTVVFSLSQDMTVADAYEQVEKSRFSRIPVYEQDDPDLVVGFVLKQDLLQAYARGEVEDTLRSLRRDLLMLPETAAIYQVFHKMLARRVQITAVVDEYGSLEGLVTLEDILETLLGEEIVDEADKTPDRQALAKRLWRWRSKRYGLLVDEMAQREQEGEDPEDLLREEIRRQLDEDEAASPTSDAEAGSTNKNARGRDEQ
- a CDS encoding 2OG-Fe(II) oxygenase, with amino-acid sequence MDNIWQRGPDDHDPLDQIASALRETGYIVLSAPLPPALLGSLLRHFRSIDRARFQAAGIGREQEHQLNQFVRTDEIFWLDRSNPAVAAYLSWAETLRLGLNRRLFLGLFDYECHYARYNRGSYYKKHLDAFKGDTNRIVSTVLYLTPNWQPKDGGELQIYAPDSDTVIEKVAPRFGQMVIFLSEEFPHEVLTSHRPRYSVTGWFRVNNSLGETIDPAR